A single region of the Variovorax paradoxus genome encodes:
- a CDS encoding tripartite tricarboxylate transporter substrate-binding protein, which translates to MKKLFAFAALTLAMGAHAQDFPAGKPVTIVVPFAAGGPTDRVARDLAEALRKPLGGVSVIIDNVPGAGSSIGAAKVARAKPDGYTLLLNHIAMATVPTLVRNLPFKVESDFEYLGIVNDVPMTLISKPAIEAGNYKELTVWIAANKGKINIGNAGVGSASHLCGLLYQSATRTDMTPVPYKGTAPAITDLIGGQIDLLCDQTTNTSPQIEAKKVKAYAVTSPKRLATPLLKDLPTLDESGLKNFQVTIWHGLYAPKGTPAPVLKKLNEAMKAALRDADFIKREEALGAVVATDGRIEPEGHRKFVADEIAKWTPIIKAAGVYAD; encoded by the coding sequence ATGAAAAAACTGTTCGCCTTTGCGGCGCTGACCTTGGCCATGGGCGCGCATGCGCAAGACTTTCCAGCGGGAAAGCCGGTGACCATCGTCGTGCCCTTTGCGGCCGGTGGCCCGACCGACCGCGTGGCGCGTGACCTGGCCGAAGCGCTGCGCAAGCCCCTGGGCGGTGTGAGCGTGATCATCGACAACGTGCCCGGCGCCGGCAGTTCCATCGGCGCGGCCAAGGTGGCGCGCGCCAAGCCCGACGGCTACACCCTGCTGCTGAACCACATTGCAATGGCCACCGTGCCGACGCTGGTGCGCAACCTGCCGTTCAAGGTCGAGAGCGATTTCGAGTACCTCGGCATCGTCAACGACGTGCCGATGACGCTCATCTCCAAACCCGCCATCGAGGCCGGCAACTACAAGGAACTGACCGTCTGGATTGCAGCCAACAAGGGCAAGATCAACATCGGCAATGCCGGCGTGGGCTCTGCTTCGCACCTGTGCGGCCTGCTCTACCAGAGCGCCACCAGGACCGACATGACGCCAGTGCCCTACAAGGGCACCGCGCCGGCCATTACGGATTTGATCGGCGGGCAGATCGATCTGTTGTGCGACCAGACCACCAACACCTCGCCGCAGATCGAGGCGAAGAAGGTCAAGGCCTACGCAGTCACCTCGCCCAAGCGGCTGGCGACGCCGCTGCTGAAAGACCTGCCCACGCTGGACGAGTCGGGCCTGAAGAACTTCCAGGTCACCATCTGGCACGGCCTGTATGCCCCCAAGGGCACGCCGGCACCGGTGCTGAAAAAGCTCAATGAGGCCATGAAGGCCGCATTGCGCGATGCCGACTTCATCAAGCGCGAAGAAGCCCTTGGCGCGGTGGTGGCCACCGACGGGCGCATCGAACCCGAAGGCCACAGGAAGTTCGTGGCGGATGAAATCGCCAAGTGGACGCCGATCATCAAGGCGGCGGGCGTTTACGCGGACTAG
- a CDS encoding tannase/feruloyl esterase family alpha/beta hydrolase produces MRNSRFSALLDAPFRACRSFVAVVGISLVLAACGGGGGGGAGAGFLPIASPPPPSNGGTPDTDPPDNPPPPPVQPVVACTDLAGKSLPASLISLPTQGATVTSATPVAATDAGNRLGDYCRVRGSIQPMDPASQAINFAVNLPEKWNRKTIHFGGGGFDGVLIDGTEVIRFGPAGKPAPLALGYATYGDDSGHQSSSITDGRFAANDEQLANYGGNSLKKTRDVAQALVLARYGIEPAYAYFLGTSTGGRDALSYIQRWPQDYDGVIANEPALNYTGTRLSNVAVGRALYNNGGAGWMNVAKTLLVQKAAMQACDKLDGAADNIVSNVESCRLLNTQILASLRCSGGTDAGDSCLSDAQLATVRTIESPLEFSTYSLANGVKRAGGYNILEGALVAGPYTTRDLGTRKVPGNPATSADANMYVTGDQWVKYFVTRIDSFDSLGFDPLDPGAFAARVSEVSALTDATNPNLAPFFARGGRVIMLHGLADEVISPNSTIDYYKQLIATVGQAAVDEHVRFYTVPGMGHGTGSFIPNWDSLAALEGWVEGGLAPATGVAVDAVAGTYGRTRPLCRFPAWPKYRGSGSLDAAVNYSCVTEVGDPLACPNLPAAPTSYKGGNSFGEELRIDIDPATMAYTVTIDASLQRAVGTQRSGSLVAQGSCSYASGESAAVFSFAPGGVLLGGVNAPSGGGFAPLIAFQNTFENTAAPAVFNPVANIFNAVGVQQGTGGATAHASSVRLRNAGTFQYCRDPVTGGFMTYDATCTQTEKGYITYNTARGAFDLRTTSPSGGAVTTGGTLTGSMVIGLVNGAAVPVHLVRESAANAGLRMFGLQQTLTPGTADGSYAMAAVTGQNREATVAGSSFNLGGTSASLSYDTPVLGAVQADAGRPGNFIFNSGVLGFVSTAGTNAALELGVRH; encoded by the coding sequence ATGCGCAACTCGCGCTTTTCTGCATTGCTTGACGCGCCCTTTCGCGCCTGCCGTTCGTTCGTTGCGGTGGTCGGTATTTCGCTGGTTCTGGCCGCCTGCGGTGGTGGTGGCGGCGGTGGTGCCGGCGCCGGCTTCCTTCCGATCGCATCGCCCCCGCCCCCGTCCAATGGCGGCACGCCCGATACCGATCCGCCCGACAACCCGCCGCCGCCGCCCGTGCAGCCGGTGGTTGCCTGCACGGATCTCGCCGGCAAGAGCCTGCCTGCCTCGCTCATCAGCCTGCCCACGCAGGGCGCAACCGTCACCAGCGCCACGCCGGTGGCCGCAACCGACGCCGGAAACCGGCTCGGCGACTACTGCCGCGTGCGCGGTTCCATCCAGCCGATGGACCCTGCTTCCCAAGCCATCAACTTCGCAGTCAACCTGCCCGAAAAATGGAACCGCAAGACCATTCACTTCGGCGGTGGCGGCTTCGACGGCGTGCTGATCGACGGCACCGAGGTCATCCGCTTCGGCCCCGCGGGCAAGCCCGCCCCGCTTGCGCTGGGATATGCGACCTACGGCGACGATTCGGGCCACCAGTCGAGCAGCATCACCGACGGGCGCTTTGCCGCCAACGACGAGCAGCTTGCCAACTACGGCGGCAATTCGCTCAAGAAGACGCGCGACGTGGCGCAGGCGCTGGTGCTCGCGCGCTACGGCATCGAGCCCGCCTACGCCTACTTTCTCGGCACCTCCACCGGTGGGCGCGATGCGCTCAGCTACATCCAGCGTTGGCCACAAGACTACGACGGCGTGATTGCCAACGAGCCCGCGCTCAACTACACCGGTACGCGGCTATCGAACGTGGCGGTGGGCCGCGCGCTGTACAACAACGGCGGCGCCGGCTGGATGAACGTGGCCAAGACGCTGCTGGTGCAAAAGGCGGCCATGCAGGCCTGCGACAAGCTCGACGGCGCGGCCGACAACATCGTGAGCAACGTGGAAAGCTGCCGGCTGCTGAACACGCAGATCCTCGCGTCGCTGCGCTGCAGCGGCGGCACCGACGCCGGCGACAGCTGCCTTTCGGACGCGCAGCTTGCCACCGTGCGCACCATCGAATCGCCGCTCGAGTTCAGCACCTACTCGCTGGCCAACGGCGTAAAGCGTGCAGGCGGCTACAACATCCTTGAAGGCGCACTGGTGGCGGGCCCCTACACCACGCGCGACCTGGGCACGCGAAAGGTGCCGGGCAATCCCGCCACCTCGGCCGACGCCAACATGTACGTCACGGGCGACCAGTGGGTGAAGTACTTCGTCACGCGCATCGACAGCTTCGACTCGCTGGGCTTCGATCCGCTGGACCCGGGCGCTTTCGCCGCGCGCGTGAGCGAGGTGTCGGCGCTTACCGATGCCACCAACCCCAACCTCGCACCCTTCTTCGCGCGCGGCGGCCGGGTCATCATGCTGCACGGCCTGGCCGACGAGGTGATCAGCCCCAACTCGACCATCGACTACTACAAGCAGCTCATCGCCACCGTGGGCCAGGCCGCCGTGGACGAGCATGTGCGCTTCTACACCGTGCCCGGCATGGGCCACGGCACGGGCAGCTTCATTCCCAACTGGGACTCGCTCGCTGCGCTCGAGGGCTGGGTGGAGGGAGGCCTGGCGCCTGCCACCGGCGTGGCGGTCGATGCGGTGGCCGGCACTTATGGCCGCACGCGCCCGCTGTGCCGGTTTCCGGCATGGCCGAAGTACCGCGGCAGCGGCAGCCTCGACGCGGCGGTCAACTACAGCTGCGTGACCGAGGTCGGCGATCCGCTGGCCTGCCCCAACCTGCCGGCTGCCCCGACCAGCTACAAGGGCGGCAACAGCTTCGGCGAGGAACTGCGCATCGACATCGATCCGGCCACCATGGCTTACACCGTGACCATCGATGCCAGCCTGCAGCGCGCGGTTGGCACGCAGCGCAGCGGCTCGCTGGTGGCGCAGGGCAGCTGCAGCTATGCGAGCGGCGAAAGCGCGGCTGTCTTCAGCTTTGCGCCAGGCGGCGTGCTGCTGGGGGGAGTGAATGCGCCGAGCGGCGGCGGCTTTGCGCCGCTGATCGCGTTCCAGAACACCTTCGAGAACACGGCCGCACCGGCGGTGTTCAACCCGGTGGCCAATATCTTCAACGCAGTGGGCGTGCAGCAGGGCACGGGCGGTGCGACGGCGCATGCGTCTTCGGTGCGGCTGCGCAATGCGGGCACTTTCCAGTATTGCCGCGATCCGGTCACCGGCGGTTTCATGACCTACGACGCCACATGCACGCAAACGGAAAAGGGCTACATCACCTATAACACCGCGCGCGGGGCCTTCGACCTGCGAACCACCTCGCCCAGCGGCGGCGCCGTGACCACCGGCGGCACGCTCACGGGGTCGATGGTGATCGGGCTCGTGAACGGCGCCGCGGTGCCGGTGCACCTGGTGCGCGAGTCGGCCGCCAACGCCGGCCTGCGCATGTTCGGCCTGCAGCAGACGCTGACGCCCGGCACGGCGGACGGCAGCTACGCCATGGCCGCCGTAACGGGCCAGAACCGCGAGGCCACGGTAGCGGGCAGCAGCTTCAACCTGGGCGGCACCTCTGCATCCCTCAGCTACGACACACCGGTGCTCGGGGCGGTGCAGGCCGATGCGGGCCGGCCGGGCAACTTCATCTTCAACAGCGGCGTCCTCGGATTCGTTTCCACGGCAGGAACGAACGCGGCGCTGGAACTCGGAGTACGACATTGA
- a CDS encoding LysR substrate-binding domain-containing protein, with amino-acid sequence MEIRPLRYFVAVAETGHMTRAAEQLGIQQPPLSQAIKALERELGVLLFRRHPRGVALTDAGRLFQVEALRMLQDMAAMKQRMARVAKGQAGTLAVGFTSSAAAHRFVPEALRAFRRAHPDVELQLREDNAAELTEALDAGRLHCGLLRVPVARPEGLRFETLLREPVLVAMPSDHRFALARSKASRPLPLAKLCEDGIILVRRPGAPGLYAELLAMCHAKGLRPRVVAEVDRMMTNLNLVAAGVGLSVVPASMTGVHAHAIAYTRLADGGQLDAPLTLVSRVEEDNLPAQHFAALLRRHASENPGS; translated from the coding sequence ATGGAGATAAGACCGCTTCGCTACTTCGTGGCCGTTGCCGAGACCGGCCATATGACGCGGGCCGCCGAACAACTGGGCATTCAGCAGCCGCCGTTGAGCCAGGCCATCAAGGCTCTCGAACGCGAGCTGGGCGTGCTGTTGTTCCGGCGGCACCCGCGTGGCGTGGCGCTCACCGATGCGGGGCGGCTGTTCCAGGTGGAGGCCCTGCGCATGCTGCAGGACATGGCGGCCATGAAGCAGCGCATGGCGCGCGTGGCCAAAGGGCAGGCCGGCACGCTGGCGGTGGGCTTCACCAGCTCGGCCGCGGCGCACCGCTTCGTGCCCGAGGCATTGCGCGCCTTTCGCCGTGCGCATCCGGACGTGGAACTGCAGCTGCGCGAAGACAACGCGGCCGAACTCACCGAGGCGCTGGACGCCGGCCGGCTGCACTGCGGCCTGCTGCGCGTGCCGGTGGCGCGGCCCGAGGGCCTGCGCTTCGAAACGCTGCTGCGCGAACCCGTACTGGTGGCAATGCCGAGCGACCACCGCTTTGCCCTTGCGCGAAGCAAGGCCTCGCGGCCGCTGCCGCTTGCGAAGCTGTGCGAGGACGGCATCATCCTCGTGCGCCGTCCGGGCGCGCCGGGCCTCTACGCCGAGTTGCTTGCAATGTGCCATGCCAAGGGCCTGCGCCCGCGCGTGGTGGCCGAGGTGGACCGCATGATGACCAACCTGAATCTCGTGGCCGCGGGTGTCGGCCTGTCGGTGGTGCCGGCTTCGATGACCGGCGTGCATGCGCATGCGATTGCCTACACCCGGCTTGCCGACGGCGGCCAGCTCGACGCGCCGCTCACGCTGGTGTCGCGCGTGGAAGAAGACAACCTGCCCGCACAGCACTTTGCCGCGCTGCTGCGCAGGCATGCGAGCGAGAACCCCGGGTCATGA
- a CDS encoding Bug family tripartite tricarboxylate transporter substrate binding protein, whose amino-acid sequence MSFLLRRRRLVRDSGIALAAACAVPRLLRAAPAQWPNRPVRLIVVYPPGGVSDGMARVLAEPLAQSLGVPVLVENRPGAGGSIGMGALARATPDGCTLAFSAISPITLHPLVARVPYDALRAFAPVASVMRTPVLVVGTPAFAGRGFQELIALARSQPGAVRWATSGVATIGHMVLAQVRMQSRTAITHIPYAGGGPQLNDALGGQFEVLSTNVAAQQLQYIGEGRLQALAVGSAARIEALPAVPTLAELGYERANRDSLFGIFAPARTPVAVLQWLNAQINRVLSSDAVRVRLRGAYNLPVGGAIEDLAQEIAVDRRRNRELVSGDRSQFD is encoded by the coding sequence ATGAGTTTTTTACTGCGTCGCCGCCGCTTGGTGCGTGATAGCGGCATTGCCCTTGCGGCTGCCTGTGCTGTGCCTCGGCTGCTGCGGGCGGCGCCGGCGCAATGGCCGAACCGGCCGGTTCGTCTGATCGTGGTCTACCCGCCGGGCGGCGTGAGCGACGGCATGGCCCGCGTGCTGGCCGAGCCGCTCGCCCAATCGCTCGGCGTTCCGGTGCTCGTCGAGAACCGGCCCGGCGCAGGCGGCAGCATCGGCATGGGTGCGCTGGCGCGTGCCACGCCCGACGGCTGCACGCTCGCGTTTTCGGCCATCAGCCCGATCACGCTGCATCCACTGGTTGCGCGCGTGCCCTATGACGCGTTGCGCGCCTTCGCCCCGGTGGCAAGCGTGATGCGCACGCCCGTGCTCGTGGTCGGCACGCCGGCCTTTGCGGGCCGCGGCTTCCAGGAGCTGATTGCACTTGCGCGCAGCCAGCCCGGCGCAGTGCGGTGGGCCACCTCGGGCGTGGCCACCATCGGCCACATGGTGCTGGCGCAGGTGCGCATGCAAAGCCGCACCGCCATCACGCACATTCCGTACGCGGGCGGCGGCCCGCAACTCAACGATGCACTCGGCGGGCAGTTCGAGGTGCTGTCGACCAACGTTGCCGCGCAGCAGCTGCAGTACATAGGGGAAGGGCGGCTGCAGGCGCTCGCGGTGGGTTCAGCCGCGCGCATCGAGGCCTTGCCCGCGGTGCCGACGCTCGCCGAGCTGGGCTACGAGCGGGCCAATCGCGATTCGCTCTTCGGCATCTTCGCGCCCGCCCGCACGCCCGTGGCGGTGCTGCAGTGGCTCAATGCGCAGATCAACCGGGTGCTGAGCAGCGATGCCGTGCGCGTGCGGCTGCGCGGCGCGTACAACCTGCCGGTGGGCGGAGCCATCGAAGATCTTGCGCAAGAGATTGCCGTCGACCGGCGGCGCAACCGCGAGCTGGTGTCCGGAGACCGATCGCAGTTCGACTAG
- a CDS encoding alkaline phosphatase D family protein gives MRTRNEKKNDEASQTADNGGGTDPQQALTGTTRRSLIRNAVLFAMFSASGVSLTGCGGGGGGGGGGGIGGGIGGGGGSPPVSTGPLFKHGVASGDPLSDRVILWTRVTAPAPGALNVEWQLASDERFGVIVARGTVSAGPERDYTVKVDATGLQPASTYFYRFVVGSEASPIGRTRTLPVGGVSQARLAVVSCSNFPSGYFNVYADIAKRTDIDVVLHLGDYIYEFGRVGYASQLAIAIDRESTPDHEILTLADYRQRHAQYRTDSDLRALHARFPMIAVWDDHDLADNAWSGGAANHDEASEGSFAARRAAAVQAYHEWLPTRLPDPANPLLIYRSFDFGTLASLHMLDTRLIGRERQLTLDQYLAGEAAAPTRQLLGQPQVDWLSARMAASAGTWQVLGQQVLMMRMTIPLSIAANFSPETLGAYVAAQALPDTARSDSQRALLAQQKVPYNMDAWDGYPAARDTVLAMARNQGKNLVSLAGDTHNAWAGNLTDVSGQRVGVEFGTSSVSSPGFERALPLIANDLLADGFLRMVDDLRYAETSKRGYAVLTLTPNEARCEYVEVSTVLSRDYAVRTAATLRALPGTGNLQVLAA, from the coding sequence ATGCGCACTCGGAACGAGAAGAAGAACGACGAGGCAAGCCAGACCGCCGATAACGGCGGCGGCACAGATCCCCAGCAAGCCCTGACCGGCACCACCCGACGCTCGCTCATACGCAACGCCGTACTGTTCGCGATGTTCTCGGCCAGCGGGGTGAGCCTGACAGGCTGCGGCGGCGGCGGTGGTGGAGGAGGCGGCGGAGGCATCGGAGGGGGAATCGGCGGAGGCGGCGGCAGTCCGCCCGTGAGCACCGGCCCGCTGTTCAAGCACGGCGTTGCCAGCGGCGACCCGTTGTCCGACCGCGTGATTCTCTGGACTCGTGTGACGGCGCCCGCACCGGGCGCCCTCAACGTCGAATGGCAACTTGCAAGCGACGAGCGTTTTGGCGTGATCGTTGCGCGCGGCACGGTGAGCGCCGGCCCCGAGCGCGACTACACGGTGAAGGTGGACGCCACCGGGCTCCAGCCGGCCAGCACCTATTTCTATCGCTTCGTGGTGGGCAGCGAGGCCTCGCCCATCGGCCGCACCCGCACGCTGCCGGTGGGCGGTGTTTCGCAGGCCCGGCTGGCGGTGGTGTCCTGCTCCAACTTTCCGAGCGGCTATTTCAATGTGTACGCCGACATTGCCAAGCGCACCGACATCGACGTGGTCCTGCATCTGGGCGACTACATCTACGAGTTCGGCCGCGTGGGCTATGCGTCGCAACTGGCCATTGCCATCGACCGCGAATCGACACCCGACCATGAGATCCTGACGCTTGCGGACTACCGCCAGCGCCACGCGCAATACCGCACAGACAGCGACCTGCGCGCGCTGCATGCGCGGTTTCCCATGATTGCGGTGTGGGACGACCACGACCTGGCCGACAACGCATGGTCGGGCGGCGCCGCCAACCACGACGAAGCGAGCGAGGGCAGCTTTGCGGCGCGGCGCGCGGCGGCCGTGCAGGCCTACCACGAGTGGCTGCCGACGCGGCTGCCCGACCCGGCCAACCCGCTGCTGATCTACCGCTCGTTCGACTTCGGCACGCTGGCTTCGCTGCACATGCTCGACACCCGGCTGATCGGCCGCGAACGGCAGCTCACGCTCGACCAATACCTGGCGGGCGAGGCGGCAGCGCCCACGCGCCAGTTGCTGGGCCAGCCGCAGGTGGATTGGCTCTCCGCGCGCATGGCGGCCTCGGCCGGTACCTGGCAGGTGCTGGGCCAGCAGGTGCTCATGATGCGCATGACCATTCCCCTGAGCATTGCGGCCAACTTCAGTCCCGAGACGCTGGGCGCCTACGTGGCCGCGCAGGCGCTTCCGGACACCGCCCGCAGCGACAGCCAGAGGGCCTTGCTCGCCCAGCAGAAGGTGCCCTACAACATGGACGCATGGGACGGCTACCCGGCCGCGCGCGACACCGTGCTTGCCATGGCGCGCAACCAGGGCAAGAACCTGGTCTCGCTGGCTGGCGACACGCACAACGCCTGGGCCGGCAACCTCACCGATGTTTCGGGGCAGCGCGTGGGGGTGGAATTCGGAACGTCGTCGGTGTCTTCGCCCGGCTTCGAGCGTGCGCTGCCGCTGATTGCCAACGACCTGCTGGCCGACGGCTTCCTGCGCATGGTCGACGACCTGCGCTACGCCGAAACCAGCAAGCGCGGCTATGCCGTGCTGACCCTGACACCCAACGAAGCGCGCTGCGAATACGTCGAGGTCAGCACGGTGCTGAGCCGCGACTATGCGGTAAGAACCGCCGCCACGCTGCGCGCGCTGCCGGGCACCGGCAACCTTCAGGTGCTTGCGGCCTGA
- a CDS encoding DUF2474 domain-containing protein, which produces MGTTDPGPDGRGKWLRRFGWLLAIWMASVVSLYLAALLLRFLMNAVGLSR; this is translated from the coding sequence ATGGGTACCACTGACCCCGGCCCCGACGGCCGCGGCAAATGGTTGCGCCGGTTCGGATGGCTGCTTGCCATCTGGATGGCCAGCGTGGTGTCTCTCTACCTGGCCGCCCTTCTGCTTCGCTTTCTCATGAACGCAGTTGGGCTGAGCCGATGA
- the cydB gene encoding cytochrome d ubiquinol oxidase subunit II → MGIDLPLIWAVIILFGIMMYVVMDGFDLGIGILFPFVPAKEDRDVLMNTVAPVWDGNETWLVLGGAGLLAAFPLAYAVILSAFYLPLILMLVGLVFRGVAFEFRFKARAGKRRWWDHAFIGGSVTAAFFQGVTLGAFLNGMPVEGGNYAGGAFDWVSPFSLFTGVALVAAYALLGATWLVMKTEGRLQMRMRSLARPLAWLMLAVIIAISIWTPLAHEAIARRWFSLPNLLWFAPVPTLVALVTWRLLRELGGEGHASPFVLTLGLLFLGYTGLGISLWPNVIPPDISIWQAAGPPQSLGFALVGALLIIPVILMYTAWSYWVFRGKVRHGDGYH, encoded by the coding sequence ATGGGCATTGATCTTCCCCTGATCTGGGCCGTGATCATCCTGTTCGGCATCATGATGTACGTGGTGATGGACGGCTTCGACCTGGGCATCGGCATCCTGTTTCCGTTCGTGCCCGCCAAGGAAGACCGCGACGTGCTGATGAACACCGTGGCGCCCGTGTGGGACGGCAACGAGACCTGGCTGGTGCTGGGCGGCGCCGGGCTGCTGGCGGCGTTTCCGTTGGCCTACGCGGTGATCCTCAGCGCGTTCTACCTGCCGCTCATCCTGATGCTGGTGGGGCTGGTGTTCCGCGGCGTGGCCTTCGAGTTCCGCTTCAAGGCGCGTGCGGGCAAGCGCCGCTGGTGGGACCATGCCTTCATCGGCGGCTCGGTCACCGCGGCCTTCTTCCAGGGGGTGACGCTGGGGGCGTTCCTGAACGGCATGCCGGTGGAAGGCGGCAACTACGCCGGCGGGGCGTTCGACTGGGTCTCGCCGTTCTCGCTTTTCACCGGTGTGGCGCTGGTGGCGGCCTATGCGCTGCTGGGCGCCACGTGGCTGGTGATGAAGACCGAAGGCCGCCTGCAGATGCGCATGCGCAGCCTGGCGCGGCCGCTGGCCTGGCTGATGCTGGCCGTGATCATCGCCATCAGCATCTGGACGCCGCTCGCGCACGAGGCGATTGCCAGGCGCTGGTTCAGCTTGCCGAATCTGCTGTGGTTTGCGCCGGTGCCCACGCTGGTGGCCCTGGTCACGTGGCGCCTGCTGCGCGAGCTGGGCGGCGAGGGGCACGCATCGCCTTTCGTGCTCACGCTGGGGCTGCTGTTCCTGGGCTACACCGGGCTGGGCATCAGCCTGTGGCCCAACGTCATCCCGCCGGACATCAGCATCTGGCAGGCGGCGGGCCCGCCGCAGAGCCTGGGCTTTGCGCTGGTCGGCGCCTTGCTGATCATTCCGGTCATCCTGATGTACACCGCATGGAGCTATTGGGTGTTCCGCGGCAAGGTGAGGCATGGCGATGGGTACCACTGA
- a CDS encoding cytochrome ubiquinol oxidase subunit I: protein MEPLALLLARIQFGFTISFHIIFPALTIGLASYLAVLEGLWLRTGRKVYLDLYQFWIKVFAVAFGMGVVSGLVMAYQFGTNWSNFSRFAGGVTGPLLAYEVLTAFFLEAGFLGVMLFGRERVGPALHFVSTIAVAVGTLISATWILASNSWMQTPQGHEIIDGRVVPVDWFRVIFNPSFPYRLAHTVTAAYLATALMVGGAAAWHLLRGRDNTRVRTMLSMALWMLLAAAPLQAVIGDQHGLNTLEHQPAKLAAIEGHWERTPEGEGVPLKLFGWPDMQAEVTRYAVEIPRAGSLLLAHSWDGQIPALKDFAPEDRPNSTVVFWTFRTMVGLGVLMIALAFWGLWLRRGQRLYARKNFLRFAVALSPAGLVAILAGWYTTEIGRQPWIVYGLMRTADAVSPQHSTAQVGFTLALFVVVYLVVFGAGTAYGLRLIAKGPAGDEAERPAWGGPGETRTPMRPLSAAPEDDQAETDIRADAAKEGDRDGH, encoded by the coding sequence ATGGAACCCCTCGCCCTCCTGCTCGCCCGAATCCAGTTCGGCTTCACGATTTCGTTCCACATCATCTTTCCGGCGCTCACCATCGGACTGGCGAGCTACCTGGCCGTGCTCGAAGGCCTGTGGCTGCGCACCGGCCGCAAGGTGTACCTGGACCTGTACCAGTTCTGGATCAAGGTGTTTGCCGTGGCCTTCGGCATGGGCGTGGTCTCCGGCCTGGTCATGGCCTACCAGTTCGGCACCAACTGGAGCAACTTCTCGCGCTTTGCCGGCGGCGTGACCGGGCCGCTGCTGGCCTACGAGGTGCTGACCGCCTTCTTCCTTGAAGCCGGGTTTCTCGGCGTGATGCTGTTCGGGCGCGAACGCGTCGGCCCCGCGCTGCACTTCGTCTCGACGATCGCGGTGGCCGTCGGCACGCTGATCTCCGCCACCTGGATCCTCGCGTCCAACAGCTGGATGCAAACGCCGCAAGGCCACGAGATCATCGACGGGCGCGTCGTGCCGGTCGACTGGTTCAGGGTGATCTTCAATCCGTCGTTCCCCTACCGGCTCGCGCACACCGTCACCGCCGCCTACCTGGCCACCGCACTGATGGTCGGCGGGGCGGCCGCCTGGCACCTGCTGCGCGGCCGCGACAACACGCGCGTGCGCACCATGCTGTCGATGGCGCTGTGGATGCTCCTGGCCGCCGCGCCGCTGCAGGCGGTCATCGGCGACCAGCACGGGCTGAACACGCTCGAGCACCAGCCGGCCAAGCTCGCGGCCATCGAAGGCCACTGGGAGCGCACGCCCGAAGGCGAAGGCGTTCCGCTGAAGCTCTTCGGCTGGCCCGACATGCAGGCCGAAGTCACGCGCTACGCGGTGGAGATTCCGCGCGCCGGCAGCCTGCTGCTGGCCCACAGCTGGGACGGGCAGATCCCCGCGCTGAAGGACTTCGCACCCGAAGACCGGCCGAACTCGACCGTCGTGTTCTGGACCTTCCGCACCATGGTCGGCCTGGGCGTGCTGATGATCGCGCTGGCCTTCTGGGGCCTGTGGCTGCGGCGGGGGCAGCGGCTCTATGCCAGGAAGAACTTCCTGCGCTTTGCGGTTGCGCTCTCTCCGGCCGGGCTGGTGGCCATCCTCGCGGGCTGGTACACCACCGAGATCGGCCGCCAGCCGTGGATCGTCTACGGCCTCATGCGCACCGCCGATGCCGTCTCGCCGCAGCATTCGACGGCGCAGGTCGGCTTCACGCTGGCGCTGTTCGTCGTTGTCTACCTGGTCGTGTTCGGCGCGGGCACCGCCTACGGGCTGCGCCTGATCGCCAAGGGCCCGGCCGGAGACGAAGCCGAACGTCCCGCATGGGGCGGGCCGGGCGAGACGCGAACGCCGATGCGCCCGCTGTCCGCCGCGCCCGAGGACGACCAGGCGGAGACCGACATCAGGGCCGATGCAGCCAAGGAGGGCGACCGCGATGGGCATTGA
- a CDS encoding ester cyclase, producing the protein MPEDDLVSAYHRYIACLNERDLGRLREFVAEDVEYNGRPVGLAGYRAMLEGNYRDIPDLKFSVQLVVADTASIAARLNFDCTPAGRFLGLDIDGRRVSFSENVFYEFVDGRIRYVWSVVDKAAIEAQL; encoded by the coding sequence ATGCCCGAAGACGACTTGGTTTCTGCCTACCATCGATACATCGCTTGCCTGAATGAACGCGATCTCGGCCGGCTGCGCGAGTTCGTTGCTGAAGACGTCGAATACAACGGCCGCCCCGTCGGCCTGGCCGGCTACCGGGCGATGTTGGAGGGCAACTATCGGGACATCCCGGACCTGAAATTTTCCGTGCAGCTGGTGGTGGCGGATACCGCCTCCATTGCGGCTCGCCTCAACTTCGACTGCACGCCCGCGGGCCGGTTTCTTGGACTGGACATCGACGGGCGGCGCGTCTCGTTCAGCGAGAACGTCTTCTATGAGTTCGTGGACGGACGAATCAGGTACGTGTGGTCCGTGGTGGACAAAGCCGCGATAGAAGCCCAGCTTTGA